One Calditrichia bacterium DNA window includes the following coding sequences:
- a CDS encoding VCBS repeat-containing protein, producing MLKRLFPKQKAIIILSIFWLGQLSAQSTFTDIAAQNNTQDIGAGFASAWGDYNNDGFLDLYISNTDGANLFYINNGNFGFTELADSLGIAAKSKFAYMALWGDFDNDDDLDLYLANNGLNTLYENDNGIFKDVTNVTGLTDAINSYCAVWGDYDLDGDLDLFVGNFGGEDRLFRNDNYYFVNVASEAGVDNYGFTRAALWTDFDNDGDLDLFVARGSTSNAQTDLLYINENGVFTNIAADVGITEVEPIIRSRCRRF from the coding sequence ATGCTTAAGAGACTATTTCCCAAACAGAAGGCTATAATTATTTTAAGTATCTTTTGGCTCGGGCAATTATCGGCACAATCAACATTTACAGACATTGCTGCACAGAACAATACACAAGATATTGGTGCAGGCTTTGCTTCTGCATGGGGGGATTATAACAACGATGGTTTTTTGGATTTATATATATCAAACACAGATGGCGCAAACCTGTTTTATATAAACAACGGAAATTTTGGATTTACCGAACTTGCAGATTCATTAGGAATTGCTGCTAAATCAAAATTCGCCTATATGGCTCTTTGGGGAGACTTTGATAATGACGATGATCTTGATTTGTATCTGGCAAATAATGGATTAAACACTCTGTATGAAAATGACAATGGTATATTTAAGGATGTTACAAATGTTACAGGACTTACTGATGCAATTAATTCTTATTGCGCTGTTTGGGGTGATTACGATCTCGATGGCGATTTAGATCTTTTTGTTGGTAATTTTGGTGGTGAAGATCGCTTATTTCGGAATGACAACTATTACTTTGTGAATGTTGCATCTGAAGCAGGTGTAGATAATTATGGTTTTACACGAGCAGCATTATGGACAGATTTTGACAATGACGGAGATTTAGATTTATTTGTTGCCAGGGGTTCAACTAGTAATGCTCAAACGGATTTACTTTACATCAATGAAAATGGTGTTTTTACAAATATTGCCGCTGATGTTGGCATTACTGAGGTAGAACCTATCATTAGGAGTAGATGCAGGCGATTTTGA
- a CDS encoding ASPIC/UnbV domain-containing protein: MQIREVRAGTGESTQHSLDEEFGLGNITLIDTLTVFGM; encoded by the coding sequence GTGCAAATCAGAGAGGTCAGAGCTGGAACAGGTGAATCGACTCAACATTCTCTTGATGAAGAATTCGGTTTAGGAAACATCACCCTCATCGATACACTGACCGTTTTTGGCATGTAG
- a CDS encoding VCBS repeat-containing protein: protein MDIYVSTHSGFPNKLYLNNNGTFQNIAANGAVDDNSACYASTWLDFDNDSDLDIFIVRTPDLGPILFQNDSGFFTQVQNQVGFNSITNSTGMSWGDYDNDGDLDVYLPNRQGANFFMKIQGIQIIG, encoded by the coding sequence TTGGATATATACGTTTCAACTCATTCAGGTTTTCCGAATAAATTGTATTTAAACAACAACGGCACATTCCAAAATATTGCTGCAAACGGTGCCGTTGATGATAATTCAGCTTGTTATGCTTCAACATGGTTAGACTTTGACAACGATTCCGATTTGGATATTTTTATCGTCAGAACTCCTGATCTTGGTCCTATATTATTTCAAAATGATAGCGGATTCTTTACTCAAGTCCAAAATCAAGTTGGCTTTAATAGTATTACAAATAGTACCGGAATGTCTTGGGGAGATTATGACAATGATGGCGATCTTGATGTATACTTACCCAACAGACAGGGTGCTAACTTTTTTATGAAAATTCAGGGAATTCAAATAATTGGTTAA
- a CDS encoding T9SS type A sorting domain-containing protein, whose translation MKYPFWKNTHFNEGSGINRVWLEKDSSEIEAMNFTVINNTELQALFNPPVAADTGIWNLFIESNIDGTISYQESIRIFEPPAIVDVNIDSIITTLDVGDSIDINISITNNAAINGDTLSWQAEIKTLFSNITLPSTPPTATIINYKKNAQTSMFVASNITSNRKTIKETPALIKTETGNIAYGIELLNLNTFVKFGLNDPESLNEITPISASYFAGDFDDKGTFYTINNSNQTLAYFDTLTGAETSVGPMEALPGHNWTGLSYNFTDGSFYASSSSGISSALYSVDHFTGSVVLIGETFAAPVIIDIAVDNNGVLFAHEIVNDAIYTVDKLTGQVNFIGYTGFDANYAQGMDCDPNNNEIYLAAFNNSSSTAELRKVNKSNGQTTFIGFIGDGYSYEMCAFGISGNAPSFAKIISEKAGQIAPGDIGGFTLRLYALDIPDTTYYANINIKTNDPFTPTIEIPILIKANKSVNITSRNSIPVKFQINQNYPNPFNPSTNIEYAIPYQNRVRVTIYNILGQMVRKLVDEPQQPGKYKVLWNGRNDNGNQVASGTYILKFEAGKFRRSYKLILTK comes from the coding sequence TTGAAATATCCATTTTGGAAAAACACACATTTTAATGAAGGTTCTGGAATCAACAGGGTTTGGCTTGAAAAAGACTCCAGTGAAATTGAAGCAATGAATTTTACTGTTATAAATAACACTGAGCTTCAAGCACTGTTCAACCCACCGGTAGCAGCGGATACTGGTATTTGGAATCTATTTATTGAGTCAAATATTGACGGGACAATATCCTATCAAGAATCCATCCGAATATTTGAACCACCTGCAATTGTGGATGTAAATATCGATTCTATAATAACAACACTGGATGTTGGTGATTCAATTGATATCAATATTTCCATAACCAATAATGCCGCAATAAATGGCGACACTCTTTCATGGCAGGCAGAAATAAAAACATTGTTTTCAAATATCACACTGCCAAGCACCCCACCAACAGCAACTATTATTAATTACAAAAAAAATGCTCAAACATCCATGTTTGTTGCCTCGAATATAACTTCAAACCGTAAAACAATAAAAGAAACACCAGCCCTTATTAAAACCGAGACCGGAAATATCGCATATGGTATAGAATTGTTAAATCTCAATACATTTGTAAAATTCGGTTTGAATGACCCTGAATCATTGAATGAAATAACACCCATTTCTGCGTCATATTTTGCTGGTGATTTTGATGACAAAGGTACCTTTTATACGATAAACAATTCGAACCAAACGCTAGCTTATTTCGACACTTTGACTGGCGCAGAAACAAGTGTTGGCCCAATGGAAGCACTGCCCGGACATAATTGGACAGGTCTAAGCTATAACTTTACAGATGGTTCTTTTTATGCGTCCAGTTCCAGTGGCATCAGCTCCGCACTTTACAGCGTTGACCATTTTACCGGAAGTGTAGTCTTGATTGGGGAAACCTTTGCAGCTCCGGTTATTATTGATATTGCAGTGGACAATAACGGCGTTTTATTTGCCCATGAAATCGTTAATGATGCAATATATACAGTTGATAAATTAACCGGGCAAGTAAACTTTATCGGCTATACAGGATTCGATGCAAATTATGCTCAGGGTATGGATTGCGACCCAAACAATAATGAGATATACCTCGCAGCGTTTAACAACAGTAGCTCCACAGCAGAATTACGTAAAGTGAACAAAAGTAACGGACAAACTACCTTTATCGGTTTTATAGGGGATGGTTATTCTTATGAAATGTGTGCATTTGGCATTTCAGGAAATGCCCCATCTTTTGCAAAAATCATCTCAGAAAAGGCAGGACAAATTGCTCCTGGAGATATCGGTGGATTCACTCTGAGATTATATGCGTTAGACATTCCCGATACAACATATTATGCAAATATCAACATTAAAACGAATGACCCGTTTACACCAACAATTGAGATACCAATTCTCATTAAAGCCAACAAAAGTGTTAATATTACTTCAAGGAATTCCATACCTGTTAAATTTCAAATCAATCAAAACTACCCTAATCCATTTAATCCCTCAACCAATATCGAATATGCAATCCCATACCAAAACCGTGTAAGGGTAACTATTTATAATATTTTAGGGCAAATGGTTCGTAAATTGGTCGATGAACCACAGCAACCCGGTAAATACAAAGTCCTCTGGAATGGACGCAACGATAATGGCAACCAAGTCGCTAGTGGAACTTACATATTAAAATTTGAAGCAGGAAAATTCCGGCGTAGTTATAAACTAATATTGACCAAATAA
- a CDS encoding type II and III secretion system protein: MKRIFIIGLILAGFFGSAYAQTGMPRELRKVSSAPEEIVSFLQTTSFDLAIESLNDLSKKYLGKIIVDPETRTQGIGIDINQMHWLTALELILKNNNLWYEQHEDYIKIVSTDSDLQSMSKEEREAVERFKTREVSISAVFFEADMSKLREMGMSWLLNRTNDVNLSATNIASGGLTLGDASSSSSSGTEAGKLFQVKFEPANLAFGDVRATFDALETNSAGEVIASPQVTVGSGESGRIQVGSDIAVTVQDFAGNSVTQFFSTGSIIKVTPQVIEHDSVEFIYLELEIERSSSARDAEGGLEIRKSVAETKIMLLDGEETIIGGLFINEEGNSRAGVPFLKDLPWWFFGLRYVFGYESTSLVKKELLILIRAELLPTLKDRYKAKLEGLDVKDKFRIEREKNQDRMKDYMNQVKEK; this comes from the coding sequence ATGAAAAGGATTTTCATCATCGGACTAATTTTAGCGGGATTTTTCGGAAGCGCATATGCGCAAACCGGAATGCCCAGAGAATTGCGGAAAGTTTCATCCGCCCCGGAAGAGATTGTATCTTTTCTGCAAACAACGTCGTTTGATCTCGCGATTGAATCACTCAATGATTTAAGCAAGAAATACCTCGGCAAAATAATTGTGGATCCGGAAACGCGGACACAGGGCATCGGGATTGATATTAACCAGATGCACTGGCTAACCGCGCTGGAACTGATTTTGAAAAACAATAATTTGTGGTATGAGCAGCACGAAGATTATATCAAAATTGTCAGTACCGATAGTGATCTGCAATCGATGTCCAAAGAAGAACGCGAAGCGGTTGAGCGATTCAAAACCCGAGAGGTGTCGATCTCGGCGGTTTTCTTCGAAGCAGATATGTCCAAATTGCGCGAGATGGGGATGAGCTGGTTGTTAAATCGCACCAATGATGTTAATTTATCGGCAACCAATATTGCCAGCGGCGGTCTTACTTTGGGTGACGCTTCCTCATCATCCAGCAGTGGCACAGAAGCCGGGAAGCTGTTTCAGGTTAAATTTGAGCCTGCCAACCTGGCGTTTGGCGATGTCCGTGCAACTTTCGACGCGTTGGAAACAAACAGCGCCGGCGAAGTGATTGCCAGCCCGCAGGTTACGGTTGGCTCCGGCGAATCCGGACGGATTCAGGTGGGTAGCGATATCGCCGTTACCGTCCAAGATTTTGCGGGTAACTCGGTCACTCAATTCTTTTCGACCGGTTCGATCATCAAAGTAACGCCACAGGTTATCGAACACGATTCGGTCGAATTTATTTATCTCGAATTAGAAATTGAACGCAGCAGCAGCGCCCGCGATGCCGAAGGCGGATTGGAAATCCGCAAATCCGTTGCGGAAACCAAAATAATGCTGCTGGACGGCGAAGAAACGATTATTGGCGGCTTGTTTATTAATGAAGAAGGCAACTCGAGAGCCGGTGTGCCATTTTTAAAAGATCTGCCGTGGTGGTTTTTTGGCCTGCGCTATGTTTTCGGATATGAATCGACAAGTCTCGTTAAAAAAGAATTGCTGATTTTGATCCGTGCGGAGCTATTACCGACACTGAAAGATCGTTACAAAGCCAAATTGGAAGGCCTGGATGTAAAAGATAAATTCAGAATCGAGCGTGAAAAAAATCAGGATCGCATGAAAGATTACATGAATCAAGTGAAAGAAAAATAA